A portion of the Pseudomonas sp. PSE14 genome contains these proteins:
- a CDS encoding LysR substrate-binding domain-containing protein, producing the protein MLDPNLLRSFVMVVDAGNFTRAAELLHLTQSTVSQQILRLEQSLDCRLLDRSQRQVLPTEQGERLLGYARRILQLGGEAREALSSEHSEGVLRLGMPEDFAGERMMPLLAAFSVERPRLRLEVSSGLSQELLRQYRSGELDLALVKQWGADSDCLAHWPEPLAWLDSADNPAAARDPLPLVVFPLGALYRQEMIHALEASGRRWRISYSSGSLASLSAAVAAGMGVSLLPLRGRHAGHRLLDAAQGFAPIDGLELALYARPELDSVGRSLCEQLRNLCAQLAEVTPSR; encoded by the coding sequence ATGCTAGACCCCAACCTCCTACGCAGCTTCGTGATGGTGGTGGACGCCGGCAACTTCACCCGTGCCGCCGAACTGCTGCACCTGACCCAGTCCACCGTCAGCCAGCAGATCCTGCGGCTGGAGCAGAGCCTGGACTGCCGCCTGCTGGACCGCAGCCAGCGCCAGGTGCTGCCCACCGAACAGGGTGAACGCCTGCTCGGCTACGCCCGGCGCATCCTCCAGCTGGGCGGCGAGGCGCGCGAGGCGCTGAGCAGCGAGCACAGCGAAGGCGTGCTACGCCTGGGGATGCCCGAGGACTTCGCCGGCGAACGCATGATGCCGCTGCTGGCGGCCTTCAGCGTGGAGCGTCCGCGCCTGCGCCTGGAGGTCTCCAGCGGTCTCAGCCAGGAGCTGTTGCGCCAGTACCGCAGCGGCGAGCTGGATCTGGCGCTGGTCAAGCAATGGGGCGCCGACAGCGACTGCCTGGCGCACTGGCCGGAGCCGCTGGCCTGGCTGGACAGCGCCGACAACCCCGCCGCCGCCCGCGATCCGCTGCCGCTGGTGGTGTTCCCGCTCGGCGCGCTGTACCGCCAGGAGATGATCCACGCCCTGGAAGCCAGCGGGCGGCGCTGGCGCATCAGCTACAGCAGCGGCAGCCTGGCCAGCCTGTCGGCGGCGGTGGCGGCGGGGATGGGCGTCAGCCTGTTGCCGTTGCGCGGCCGTCACGCCGGACATCGACTGCTGGACGCCGCGCAAGGCTTCGCCCCGATCGACGGGCTGGAACTGGCGCTCTACGCCCGCCCCGAGCTGGACAGCGTCGGGCGTAGCCTGTGCGAACAGCTGCGCAACCTGTGCGCGCAGCTCGCCGAGGTCACGCCGTCGCGCTGA
- a CDS encoding EAL domain-containing protein: MLTGSYDPSLVLISLCVAILASYTALDLAGRIATARGWPTLLWIGGGGVAMGIGIWSMHFIGMLAFSLPIALGYDIPLTLLSLATAVLSSGFALALVSQERLPPWQLVLGALAMGAGISCMHYLGMYAMLMQPGIDYDPLLFGLSLLIAVLASGAALYIAFRLRRNTPYVRLVRGGAALVMGVAIVGMHYTGMAAARFPEGSFCGAAPSGLGNDWMAVLIIVVTLAVIGIALLTSVLDARLESRTALLSSSLARANQELTQLALHDNLTRLPNRVLLEDRIEQMISKVQRNGGHFALMFLDLDGFKPVNDAFGHHVGDLLLKDVARRLRDNLRSEDTVARIGGDEFVLLVSLAEPEDAVTIASQQVGLLAQPFQVSGQELRIAASLGIALYPGDGANQQELLRNADAAMYHAKGNGKNGYSFFEQSMNTNARNHLQLLHDLRAALARREFVLHYQPKFSASGEPMGAEALLRWLHPQRGLLMPDTFISLAERTGLIIGIGDWVLDEACRQMSLWYAQGYRDWRVAVNLSALQFCHAGLVDSVAGALRRYQLPANCLTLEITETTAMRDADASLEILGRLAEMGVDLSIDDFGTGYSSLLYLKRLPANELKIDGGFVRDLEQDSDDAAIVSAIVALGQALELRIVAEGVETPRQQDFLTRLGCDSLQGFLFGKPVPAEQFIDHISATA; this comes from the coding sequence ATGCTGACTGGCAGTTATGATCCCTCCCTGGTCCTGATATCGCTCTGTGTAGCGATCCTGGCGTCCTACACCGCCCTCGACCTGGCCGGCCGGATCGCCACCGCCAGGGGCTGGCCGACGCTGCTGTGGATTGGCGGCGGCGGGGTGGCGATGGGCATCGGTATCTGGTCGATGCACTTCATCGGCATGCTTGCCTTCAGCCTGCCCATTGCTCTGGGCTATGACATACCGCTCACGCTGCTGTCGCTGGCCACCGCCGTACTCAGTTCCGGATTCGCCCTGGCGCTGGTCAGCCAGGAGCGCCTGCCGCCCTGGCAACTGGTGCTCGGCGCCCTGGCAATGGGTGCGGGGATCAGCTGCATGCACTACCTGGGGATGTACGCGATGCTCATGCAGCCGGGCATCGACTACGACCCACTGCTGTTTGGCCTGTCCCTGCTGATCGCCGTGCTCGCCTCGGGCGCGGCGCTGTACATCGCCTTCCGCCTTCGTCGCAACACGCCCTATGTGCGCCTGGTGCGTGGCGGCGCGGCGCTGGTGATGGGCGTGGCCATCGTCGGCATGCACTACACCGGCATGGCCGCGGCGCGTTTCCCCGAGGGCAGTTTCTGTGGCGCGGCGCCCAGTGGGTTGGGCAATGACTGGATGGCGGTGTTGATCATCGTCGTCACCTTGGCGGTGATCGGTATCGCCCTGCTGACCTCGGTGCTCGATGCGCGCCTGGAGTCGCGCACCGCGCTGCTCAGCTCGTCGCTGGCGCGGGCCAACCAGGAACTCACCCAACTGGCCCTGCACGACAACCTGACGCGCCTGCCCAACCGTGTGTTGCTGGAGGACCGCATCGAGCAAATGATCAGCAAGGTGCAGCGCAACGGCGGGCATTTCGCACTGATGTTTCTCGACCTGGATGGCTTCAAGCCAGTCAACGATGCCTTCGGCCATCATGTCGGCGACCTGCTGCTCAAGGATGTCGCCCGCCGCCTGCGCGACAACCTGCGCAGCGAGGATACGGTGGCGCGCATCGGCGGCGACGAGTTCGTCCTGCTGGTGTCGCTCGCCGAGCCGGAAGACGCCGTGACCATCGCCAGCCAGCAGGTCGGCCTGCTGGCGCAGCCGTTCCAGGTCAGTGGCCAGGAGTTGCGCATCGCCGCCAGCCTCGGCATCGCGCTCTATCCCGGCGATGGCGCCAACCAGCAGGAGCTGCTGCGCAATGCCGACGCCGCGATGTACCACGCCAAGGGCAATGGCAAGAACGGCTACAGCTTCTTCGAGCAGTCGATGAACACCAACGCCCGCAACCACCTGCAACTGCTCCACGACCTGCGCGCGGCCCTGGCGCGGCGCGAGTTCGTCCTGCATTACCAGCCCAAGTTCTCCGCCAGCGGCGAGCCGATGGGCGCCGAGGCGCTGCTGCGCTGGCTGCATCCGCAGCGCGGCCTGCTGATGCCCGACACCTTCATCAGCCTGGCCGAACGCACCGGCCTGATCATCGGTATTGGCGACTGGGTGCTGGACGAGGCCTGCCGGCAGATGAGCCTGTGGTATGCGCAGGGCTACCGCGACTGGCGCGTGGCGGTGAACCTCTCGGCGCTGCAGTTCTGCCACGCCGGGCTGGTGGACTCGGTGGCCGGCGCGCTGCGCCGCTACCAGTTGCCGGCCAACTGCCTGACCCTGGAAATCACCGAGACCACGGCGATGCGCGACGCCGATGCGAGCCTGGAAATCCTCGGCCGCCTGGCGGAGATGGGGGTGGACCTGTCCATCGACGACTTCGGCACTGGCTATTCCAGCCTGCTGTACTTGAAGCGCCTGCCGGCCAACGAGCTGAAGATCGACGGTGGCTTCGTCCGCGACCTGGAGCAGGACAGCGACGACGCAGCGATCGTCTCGGCCATTGTTGCCCTGGGCCAGGCGCTGGAGCTGCGGATCGTCGCCGAAGGGGTGGAAACGCCGCGCCAGCAGGACTTCCTCACCCGTCTGGGCTGCGATTCGCTGCAGGGCTTCCTGTTCGGCAAGCCGGTGCCCGCCGAACAGTTCATCGACCACATCAGCGCGACGGCGTGA
- a CDS encoding metallophosphoesterase produces MSTRSPSPAASSSPRRRRRRTLLLILVTLLAVAGSLAGFMVMVPPPHYTPLSGQPASQVTLLALGDQGSGDLQQWRVARGMEQVAEREGGLNMVLLLGDNFYGKPLTGIDDPAWQLKFERVYHGDWLSHVPFYAVLGNHDYPKSAAVELDYGRKGAGSGRFQMPDPFYVRDFGEVEGRPLLRVVFLDTSQDAAGRQRQADFLQAAFASSGPAPMWKMVVAHHAIRSGGGKHGEDQELLAQLLPAMQRSGVDIYLSGHEHNQQVLVHPGEPAWLISGGGGQTIDTFKPAAPTDDVPFALASPGFARLAFTPERLQLAYYNADGRQEQGFLWARACPWMAQGCLHRYDPSQIATN; encoded by the coding sequence ATGTCCACCCGCTCTCCGAGTCCCGCTGCCTCCTCTTCGCCGCGCCGGCGTCGTCGGCGCACCCTGTTGCTGATCCTCGTCACACTGTTGGCGGTCGCCGGGAGCCTGGCGGGCTTCATGGTGATGGTTCCGCCGCCGCACTACACCCCGTTATCCGGCCAGCCGGCCTCGCAGGTTACCCTGCTGGCGCTGGGCGACCAGGGTAGCGGCGATCTCCAGCAATGGCGCGTGGCGCGGGGCATGGAGCAGGTCGCCGAGCGCGAGGGCGGGCTGAACATGGTGCTGCTGCTGGGAGACAACTTCTACGGCAAGCCGCTCACGGGGATCGACGATCCCGCCTGGCAACTGAAGTTCGAGCGTGTCTATCACGGCGACTGGCTGAGCCATGTGCCCTTCTATGCGGTGCTGGGCAACCATGATTACCCGAAGTCCGCCGCCGTCGAGCTGGACTATGGGCGCAAGGGCGCGGGCTCCGGCCGTTTCCAGATGCCCGATCCCTTCTATGTGCGCGATTTCGGCGAGGTCGAGGGCCGTCCGCTGCTGCGCGTCGTATTCCTCGATACCTCCCAGGATGCCGCCGGCCGCCAGCGCCAGGCGGACTTCCTGCAAGCGGCCTTCGCCAGCAGCGGCCCCGCACCGATGTGGAAGATGGTGGTGGCGCACCATGCGATTCGCAGCGGTGGTGGCAAGCATGGCGAAGACCAGGAGTTGCTGGCGCAGCTGCTGCCGGCCATGCAGCGCAGCGGGGTGGACATCTACCTGTCGGGCCATGAGCACAACCAGCAGGTACTGGTACACCCCGGTGAGCCGGCTTGGCTGATTTCCGGCGGCGGTGGGCAGACCATCGATACCTTCAAACCCGCAGCGCCGACCGATGACGTGCCGTTCGCCTTGGCCAGTCCGGGGTTCGCCCGACTGGCTTTCACGCCGGAACGGCTGCAACTGGCCTACTACAACGCGGATGGGCGCCAGGAGCAGGGCTTCCTCTGGGCGCGGGCCTGTCCGTGGATGGCGCAGGGGTGCCTGCACCGGTACGACCCATCGCAGATAGCGACGAACTGA